The DNA sequence cattactatcatttatctttaatttctgTAAGACAATCACTTGATCTACTATACAACGATGCACTTAACTATCACTTGATCCATCCAACGATGCACTTACTtccacaaaaaaaacattttataagatCCTACATGCTACAGCCAcaaaacttaattaatcagtttcatataattatataccTACGCACTTACttccataaaaaaatcatgttgtTTAAGCTTACAGCCGCAAAACTTAATACCTCTGTCTTGATGTGGCATTAAATTTGCCTTAAGTTATTTATATTCTCATTTAGGAATGTtaactagtagtattaaatatccattacatatatttttttgataaatgaacaatcatttttgaatttcattttactaatatattataataaaaaaaagtactttaACTCTCACTAATATATTATCActtattatcataaaaaaagtactttaACTGTCCCACTTTTAGttgatgtttttcttttaggtgagaattgagaaaaatatatttaatgagacaagtatagaaaatatttaataagacaagtatagaaaaaaatttaaaaaagataagtgaagaaagaatgaaataaaggcaaataaaatagttagagagattaaaaagattttttttatgttaaaagaTAGAAATAgtcataacaaaaataatgaatttgattcaacactagtaatatttatgaatgTATAACTCAAGTTCCACTAATTTCTTGACATTATTTCATCATATAACCAACCAACATGTATTCGAGTTAAGACTATATACACCATGCTTCCGTTCAAGTTTCAATGCTAATTCATGCTACCAACGTCTCgaaaaatttgtctcatttttccattttcgtccgttctccaaaatttatcccatttcacttttttctatttatggtaGTGGATCTTATATTCTAATAACTCATTcttacacattttattatacaactaatatataaaagtaggactcacaatccacttactatttcaactcactttccattacatttcttaaaatccataccgggtcaaagtgagacaaatttttggggacggaggtagtagtacATTTGATTAGTCACTCTCTAATACATTGACTGCCATTTCTGCATTAGCACTAACCACATCCTCAATAAACAACGTGACATACAAGAAAGACGAACCCTCATCTTCATACGCATCCGTCGCCGCTCTCGCAAGCGCCtcagctctctctctcatcccTCTATCCCCCATCAATTCCACCACAGCAGATCTCACCCGCTCCCGCCTCACTAAACCCTGCTTGTCCGCGAAGCTCTCAACTCCAATCCTCACCCCGATCCCCAACACATCCACCACCATTTTCTCATTGTAAAACTGCTCCGCAAACATTGGCCACGCGATCATAGGCACGCCCGCCGCAACTCCCTCCAGAGTCGAATTCCATCCACAATGCGTCAGAAACCCTCCCACGGACGGGTGCGACAGGATCATCACCTGCGGCGCCCATCCCCGCACCACCACCCCCCTCCCCCTCACCCTCTCCTCGAACCCCTCCGCCGCCAGCCACTCCTCCACTTTTCCACTACTCTTCTCCTGCTTCCTGATAATCCAAATGAAAGGAGAGCCAGACTCTTCCAGCCCTAAACCTATCTCGATTATCTGCTCAATTGATAAAGTGCACAAGCTCCCGAAACAGGCATACACCACTGAATTCATTTCCATGGAATCCAGCCATGTCAGGCAGTAATGCTCGTCGATTGAGGCCTCGTTTCCTCGCGAGAATCGCTCGGAAGCCTCCCGGTTTGAGAGAGAAACCGGGCCGACGCTCCACACGCTTCCTCTCTCCTCCATGCATGCTTTAAGATACCACGGCTCGAGCTCCTGGAACGTGTTCACCAGCGTGCCCCGGGGTGGAGCCGGATCCGGGTCGGTAAATGAGTCCGAATCCTTGGTCGGGATACGTGGCAGCTGATTTCTGGAAAAATGAACCCTGTGTGGAATTTTTGGCACTGGGAAAAGCTCGGAATCGGAGGAAACAGAGTCTACGAGCTGAGAGATTTTTTTGGAGCAGTGAAGAGTGAAGCAGGAGACGGTCTCGAAGACGTAGCGGGGGATGCGGAAGGAGTCGGCGAGGTCCTGCGTCCAGGAAATGGCGCTGGTGGAGATGATGCAGTTAGGGGCAGGGTGGAGGCGGCGGATGA is a window from the Salvia hispanica cultivar TCC Black 2014 chromosome 1, UniMelb_Shisp_WGS_1.0, whole genome shotgun sequence genome containing:
- the LOC125202527 gene encoding UDP-glycosyltransferase 73C6-like, with amino-acid sequence MAQLHFLMIPLMSQSHIIPLTDFAKSLARRGALVSIVTTPLNAKRYNSTLNSSPRIQLIPLHFPCREAGLPDGCENLDALNSLDLARQFFHACRLLKAPLHDLIRRLHPAPNCIISTSAISWTQDLADSFRIPRYVFETVSCFTLHCSKKISQLVDSVSSDSELFPVPKIPHRVHFSRNQLPRIPTKDSDSFTDPDPAPPRGTLVNTFQELEPWYLKACMEERGSVWSVGPVSLSNREASERFSRGNEASIDEHYCLTWLDSMEMNSVVYACFGSLCTLSIEQIIEIGLGLEESGSPFIWIIRKQEKSSGKVEEWLAAEGFEERVRGRGVVVRGWAPQVMILSHPSVGGFLTHCGWNSTLEGVAAGVPMIAWPMFAEQFYNEKMVVDVLGIGVRIGVESFADKQGLVRRERVRSAVVELMGDRGMRERAEALARAATDAYEDEGSSFLYVTLFIEDVVSANAEMAVNVLESD